In Mixophyes fleayi isolate aMixFle1 chromosome 3, aMixFle1.hap1, whole genome shotgun sequence, the genomic stretch GATCCTCCAGCAGACCAAGAACTTTCCCTTAAATTCATAAAGGATCCAGGCTGATAATCAGATATTAGCTACTGAACAGTTTTTAGGGCTTATTGAGAAACTCCAGACTGGAAGTGAATTATCTTCCATGAAAGGAACAAAAGCCCATATAGTAAGTACATGTATGTTAACTGTGATACATGGCTTTGCTAACCAGAACTAACAAATGTATTGATGAAACAATTACCTCAGATTCATACACTAAAAATCATATTTGCAGGCTAATAGAGAAAATAAGAAGTATAGAGgatatactgtttttttttttttttacaaataaagaatgcaaagattaaataaaaagAGTATGTCCTGTAATTTACACAGCATACTTAGAAACATGCATTGTGATCATGTTACATGCATATGACATTTACACCTGCTCAAATGCTGgaaatatttaacaaaatggaACTGTACAAAGGTTTACTAAATATTACTAAATGAAGGTTAACCATAGAAATGCATAATAAACTAGATCATATAAAAAGTACAGAAATATGTTTCTGCCAGTTATAAAACACTGAAGTCTGGTTTGACATGGACGTATGATATTTTCTATAGATTATCATGGCTTCCATGAGCACAAGTGTTAAAGGAACACATAATAACACATTAAAAACACTAATACAATCCATATACCCTCATTTATTATCGATGAATTAGTGAACCTCACATTATTAAACAGTCTGCAAAATGGGAAATTGAGATGCACGGCAAGTCACTCAGTTGCTTCAGTTGTGAAATATAGAGATTAGTACAGAAATGTTTATAATATGATTTTTCCTGTTGGCGCTATTTCATTGGTTTCTAGCTTACATAATGTCTATTATTATCCTCATTATTTGTGTGACTGTTCCTTTAACAAAGGTGCAGGGAATTTAGTACTTAAAAAGAGATACATTATACAGCATTTTACctgaaaacacatattttttcacTTGTGGAACAATTAGCTGCCTTTCAGATACAACGCTCAATAACTTTCTTGTCCGCACATTACATAACATTATCCATCATGAAAAGagccatattttattgtctatccTATCTTTCAGTCAGCTGTATCACTGTGGAAATCACTCCAGAATTCTAAATGTGGATAGTCGTCCAGGCTTAAAAAGCATATTACAGCATAAGTTAGTGCGTTGCTCTCCTGACAGCTGCAGGCATTGAGGGAGATCTTGCTGAAGCCCATCTAGAAGGTGGGCGTCGATTTGCTGGTAGTGCAGGACGCGAAAATCCTTTCCCACTTGACGATGTTGTCAATGATATCTAGGACAGAAAATAAACTGGCTGTTACGCAGCAATGTTCAGTCAAATCAAGACTGCAAACTCATAATGAAACTGATCAGCAAGTGCTTACAGAAACATGCTGCCCCATTCCAGCCTACATGATGCGATGCAGTTTGGAATGGGGCCATTATGTGAAGTGCATCATCAAGCCACCCCAGAAACACCTATACATTACACCCCTGCTACTTGGTGTGTGATACTGGGGAGGAGAGTCAATACCTTTATGGACTGAATTGGGAGAGGAGTAGTGAGGAGGACAAGAATACATGCTTGTATGTGGGGGTTGTTGGGTTTtagctaaaaaaaattacaaatagaaatataaaaaaacattgctgGGACACATATTTGGCATATTTGGCACCAGAGTCCAAAGACCTTTAACTATTCCCCTACATAGTAGAATGAATTGGCTCATTAAAACTGTtacctttttgttttattaagcttGTATTTATTTCAGCTCTTGAAATGGCTTTATGttgttttgtacatttaaaagCTTTCACTGTATTAGCAGGTCCTGATTTGTAATAAGACTgtttagaccagtgtttctcaactccagtcctcaggacccactaacagtgcaggattgccaggtgaccagtgaaataattataccacctgctacactgtgtcagtcagtaatgaatacacctgtgctccagcaaggagatatggaaaacatgtactgctaggggtcCTGATGTGTGATTCTGTAGGTCAGCATGACACTCCTTTATTGTAACTGGCCAATGCTAGaacccccttctctccccccatGTCAATGGTATTTATAAATTTTAACCTATAAATGTGCAAATTCTGTGAAACTTTAATACACAATTAGTAATTAATGGTATTTTCTAGAATTTTGTTCTACATTTGCAGGTTTTTATTTCTATAGTTTTAAAAATCTGATTTAATTATGTTAATTTGCCTATTATTTAAgggttgatattttaataaaataaaaggcaatCAGAGGAACTGACATTTCTTGAAACAATTACAGGAAACCACATGGATTGACATTTCTTGATACAATGATAGCTAGCCAGAGAAGCTACATGGGTTTCAGATGTGAACCACTGAAAAATTGAATCATTTGTGCCTATTTAAAGATTACAAGCTATTGTATACTTGtttttactataaaatatttaGATTTTATAAGAAATTATAATAGATTAAAATCAGTGTGTGCAATTAAAATAGTCCGGCGATTTTGCAtagtaaatttaaagtggcaatggctttcaaggcaaaacttgactttaaagccattgccgatttaaatttaCTATGCATATTCGCCGTATAGCGGCAATTttcaaaaatcgctatttgatacatttaccccctggtattcattggtgggggatggggaattatttattttgctactGACATAAAGACATGTACTCCGTATATACAGGAGGTTATATATCAGCTAAATGGAACAATAAACATAGACATTGAAATTGTATTTTTACCTCAGGTAGCTTGAGGCTCATTGCTTCCTGCCTTGGTTGCCAATGAATGTCATTCTGTAGAACCTTTGTTGTTTGTTCGAGATGAAGCATTTCTAAACACTGAGTCAAATTTTCAGAACTATTATCAGTCAGCAGGAAGTCTGACTGTGTCCATTTGCTTAGTGACTGCTTAGAGTTACCAACAGGAGCAGCAGATTTGGTCTCATAGCTTTTCAAAAGCTTTTCAACAACCCCATAGTTGGACCTAGAGTCTGCTGACCGTGGCCGCCCTGACAAATTGATTTGTTTCCAGTTATGTTCTTGTAGCATATTCTTGTATCTTTTTGTAGTCTGAGGTCCAGTTGTGTGATGTTGTTGAGCAATAGCTTTCACACTCTTGGTGTTGTGCAAACTGCCATTTGCACAAGGTGGCTTAATTATCTCAGTTACACTTAGTGGTTTTGTAATAGCTTTCCCAGTAGCTGGACACTCACACAAGGAGAGACTTGATGGTTTGTCATCTATATCTACTACATCCAGCACCAAATCCAATGATGGATCATGAAAAACGGCATTTCCTTTGCCAGTCTTAAATACAATTCTGTTAAACTCATCAATCTTTGCTGCTAATTTACCATTCTCTCTTGTATTACTATAGTTATGTCCAGAGTCTGTAGTGGGATTTTCTAACATGATCATATCTGGATATAAGCCCTGAGAGTGGAAACACCCATTTTGTGTCAGAGAGACATTTTGCTTATTCAGCTCAGGAGTTAGGATCTTGACATCTGTAAAGCTGTTAAATAAAGACTCCGTAAAGTTTACTTCTTCAAGTCCTCCAATGTCACATAACCATTGCAGGGGACAAATGCCATCATGATTGTTGTTCAGTCCAATGTCAGCAGCCCCTTCCTTGCTTGTGATGTAACCTTGGTGGTCATTTATGGCTGAAGTCTTATCCATGTCAGGAAGCATGGAGTTTGGTAAATGCCACGAGTAACTCAAGGAAGGGAATGCTGTGTTGTGGGCATCCAGAGACAGACCATCTTTCTCTGAGCATTCAGATGAGGTGAATAATGCGGCTGCTATGGTTTTGCTGCTACTTACACTGTCCTTTGGTTTGTTTCTAGACAGCTTAGAATAAGATGTATGATTCCTGTCAGTTTTTAGATACAAATTTCTCTTGTATTCACTGGCAACAATTCtggagaaacagaaaaaaaaaatgaatgactgTTTTGATGAGCATCTAATCAAGACTTCTAAGGTCCAATTATACAAATTGATATTTGGGATTAAAGAAAGAAAATGGACATTAACCAAATGTAACTCTTTCAACCTATAAAGCCATTTTTACCCCTATGTACCAGATCGGTGTGGGTCTCCACCAGCCTCCATTGTGACCATATTTAAACTGTTCACCACCAGGACTGATTAACAGCAGAGGAGAAAGCTGCAGGTGTTGGCAGACTCAGCCCAGCCTATGTGGTTGGGTGGTAAATTCAGATTCTCATTGAATTGGTTGTGATTTCTTCAATCAGAAGTGACATTTACTATATACTTTTGAGCTTGAGTCTCGGAACCAGCTATCACTGGCAGTGCTAAGAGTTCTCTCTGCCAGGCTGAGCAAGGCTGAATTTTGATGCTGGTGTGACAACTGTTGTAGacgcacacaaatacatgagTGTCATAAGAGTGATGTTCCTATATAGCAGGGGTTATATTATAAATGAGCCTGGCTTTGGAGCACGTTATAAGGTAATTATAAAATCATCTGGATGGTTCTCATCACATTAGTAACAGCTCATGCACTGAATAATCAAGAATATCCCATCAGACTGGGAGTCGTAAATGGGAATCTTTCAGGCTACATACCCATCGGGATTTTAGATGAGTttttttaacactagtaaaatCACATATCAAATGTGTACACATTTGCTATGCATTTGATATGTATATTTACTAGAATTTTAGAAATGACTGCATACTAAATTTGCGTCTCATACCAACTGGCATTAAAATGATGTTTTTTACATAACTTTTAATTCCAGTTACATGTATGAAAAACGGATGTGAATAAAAAACTCATTCTACCAAATGTAGCcatacatatttgcatttttgcaTCCGTTTAACTTAGGTCATGGTTCAGTGTGTTATTTTGAATGCTTCATGTTCCATTTCTGAGAATTTGATGCCTGTCAATGCAGTTGAAATATTCCATTCATATTAATGGGGATGTATTAGAAACACAATGAGATGCAGATAAGTGTCTAGATATGCgtttccatttgcatttgactttAACAAGATGAAAACTTCTTGTGTCATCACAGACACGTTTAAAAAAATCGCAGATTTAAGACACTTGTAAATGCATCACATATCAAACACATATGAAATGCAtaccacacatacacaaacaggtAATGTGctttatatatgttattatgtGTGCTAAAAAGCATTTTAAATTCCAGTGTGTACATGGTCTTAGCATCTGCATAAAATGCACTGCAATACAAgacaaacacatttaaaaatgcaaatggtTATGATATCACTTAAAACAAAGActttcaggggtatatttactaaactgcgggtttgaaaaagtggagatgttgcctacagcaaccaatcagattccagctgtcatttatttagcgcattctacaaaatgacagctagaatctgattggttgctataggcaacacctccactttgtaAAACAGCAGTtcggtaaatatacccctcagtgtcgGATCCATTTACGCCCATGTTTTATGCAAGTAATATCCATGTAAACGGATCTGGCAAAAATTATTGTAAATTCAACTTACATTATGGGCACTAAGTAAGGTGTCAGATATCACGATACATCTAAACATGTAAAGAGAAACATGGTTTTCTCTCTTTCCTCTCAGTCATTTGTTACTTGTTATAAATGAAAACAAGATGCTTAGACATCTTATACTCCTGCCAAAAACATAACACAGATTTTCTAACGTTAAGCTGAGCATGGGAGTCATACTGAACCCCCTGCCCAAATCATTAAATCAGTGGACATATTGTAGTCTCTTTTAAGTCCAAGCTGGAGGAAAATACATTAACGTGTCTACTTATCACCAGTAATACATTACTAAGATGATTTTTAGATACAAAGGACTTTTTTCTTAAAGTGCTTTGCATCTTAGCCAATATTTTGCCTGTTCCATCCAGTAAACCTTAAGGATAGAAAAAGAATTTGGCAACATCATGTTCAGCCTCTTGGGAAAATGAGATTCTAGAGACATgtccaaaaagtattttttaaatgcattatttgACCATCTTGGAAACAACATGTTGTTTCAATAGTTGCAATGTTTTTCAATGTTTGGCTTCCATCTCTGGATATTAGTCCCAgtgaatattttttaaatcaatatttatGTTTAAGAAATGCTCTAATGGTAGTTATTAACTGACTTTAAGAAAGCATCGGAGACAAAGCATGCCAAACACAACTGACTTCCGGTGTGTAACCACCTGATGTATAGATGGCGCACATTTCGCTATGACATAAGTGACCCAGCGCACTGTGAAGGTATTAGCCTTGTCCACTCTGTAATAACACTACACAGGGCATTGGAATACAGTACAATGAACTGCGTGACAGGCGCTTGAGCGTGTCAGTCCGCTCCATCTGTACGTCTTTTTTAATATTATGCTTTGAAAACAAGCTTGTATGTTCTTTTTGAATGCAAAATAGTCGGCAGGTCTGTCTGTATTTTCGTAAATAATTATCCATTTATATATCCATTCATACATACTACAACAAGCAGTTACCAACACCATATATCCAGCAGTACATAACACAATATACAAATTAAAGACCAACATACTGGACAAAGCAGTGATTACTGACATAACATATGACATGAAATTGTATCTCTTTCCTATCTGGTATACTCATGTGCCACTTGCAGAACCTTTGAAATGATATCAGCACACTGTATACCCTTTCAGTGCATCTGTGTGGCTGAGCAACACGTCTCCTCCACTCCGGGGGATCacattactgggatctccctagtcacatctgctttacatgtTCCAGTTCAACTGACCTCCTATGTCATCGCTTGGCCCTCATACTGCCTTGCAAGTGACAAAAAAGTGTCCCATAGAACATTCGGGAGCAACTTGTAATACTACCGTTATGTTGCTGGAAAACAGGAAATATGTAATACATACATCTTATGTAATAATATGCAATACAGAACACTGTGCAGAGGGATATGTTGAATATTTGCACAAAGCTCAGAGGACCTTGCTCAATTTCCCCAATGGGAGATTATAAAAAAAGTGAATTATTAATAACTACagtttaaaatgttgttgttaaCAACACATTCCATTAAAAGGCATACTGTTATTAAGGCTTATATAAATCTACACTACCAAATATagttttacatttaaaacatcactatcaattacattttctttttgaaccagaaataaaacaaatcaatACAGTGAAAACACACATAGATCAGTAAACCATAGGAGATTCCCACATTTCTAAGAATAATTTGCAAGCCTGAATCACTTATACTTCTTAATCAGCTGTAAGCCTAAATGATGCATGTTTGTCAGTTCATAGTATAATACATACTTTTTGCAGTTGGATCTTGTCCGAATTTCTTCCTGGTATTTACATAGTTCCTCACTGACTCTGGCAATCTCTTTTAATGCCTGGAGTGAATGATAAATTTAAACTTCAGTTACTGATTGATACCATTTGCAATCATATGCAACTTGTCAACCAAACCAGTACTCACATCATTCAAGGTGTCATTTTCAGTTTTGGACATTCTTTGGGCGACCCACTTTTCTGATTCAATATTGCAAACATCGTACTTTTGATGAGACATTTTGAGCTCAGTTGTTTTCTCCTTATTTGAATGAAGGCAATCATTAAGCAATATTCTATTACTTATGTCCATCTTGGAGTTGACCCTATCATTTTGGTGACTTTGTCTTTCTATGTTTGGTTGTCCGATAGGTTCATGCTGTGAAAAGGGCATTGAGAATGGCAACATTTTCTTCTCAATGCTATCTTCATCTCCATTCTGATTTTTCTCTCTTCTCAGTTTGACTTCCTGATATAGCTGCGtaaaaataccaaatatgattAAGATGTATTATGTGACCTCTTAAGGAACATAAGGTAGCTCATATAACTTTGCTGATCTAAATATCCCCAAAATCCGACATATTTATACACCTCTAAAATTGCTAATTAGAATGCCTCTTTGACGTCTATGTTTGAATTAAGCAAACTGAAAATAATTTAGaatttagatatacagaaagtTTTGTACAAAAAACATAAAGCACAATAATCTATAGCGGTTTTCTCTTGACTTTAATCTACATATAGAATACTGTAGACAAaccatttaaacaaaaaaatgtggGATAATAAAAGCAACGTAGACACAACAACTAAACAAAATAGATGGGAACTAAAAAGGGAGGTACCATGAAACTGCTAATGTAATATAATGTTGACATAATTAGACTGTTTTTTAAAATGctgcttattaaaaaaaaatgtacttaacACACAGAAAGAGTCACCTCTCACGTTGCTCTGCTGTTCACATTCTGCTCTActattacatgtaaaagccgaacCACCAGCTCCTTACTAAAAAAACATTAGTGtaatagtatattttttttatctttgcaccATCAATAATGCTTTGCTGCATCAATATGACAATAATTCAGATCTCTTCTAAGTATACCTCTTCTATCTTTCTCTGCATCATTTTCCATTGGCATTCCCACTCTTTTCTTTCACTGTCAAATCTTTCCAATAATTCCATCTTTTCCACTTTCCAATTGAGTTCATTATTCTCTAACTGTCTCTTGAGTTCCATGGCTGCAGTGTGAGTGTCCTCAAGCAGGCGCCTCTGTTCTATCCTTTCTTTCCTCGTGTCTTTCGGGATGTCTGAAATACTTTTATTGGCACATGTCTTGGCTGAAATAGCTTCTAGCTATAAAAATTTGtatgagaaaaaaataatcaaaccTCGTTAGAACCTCTAGTTTTTGAATGTATGGGATCTGTTTTTAATCAAAATaacataagcaaaaaaaaaactcatTTGCAAATACAAGTCTATCTCTGTCACCACCAATAGGGACGGTACGTACTTTTATattcatgttaaaaatatatatttcttttttactcAGATTTCATGGAAGGAATACAATGCAGTGAAGaataacaaatgtaaaacattgtataaatgtaaaatgaattCAAACATTTCCACTGTCCACAAAACACAATTATTGCTAATATTGACATAATATTATAGTACTCGGAACATCAATATATACTCAAAAACCTTTATACCTTCTCCCTTGGTAAAAATGTCTAGGTGAAGCAATTTAGAATTATGACATCATTTGGGCTGTCAGAGCACTGATCAGAAAAATCAAATGCATCTCCATGGTAATATGAAGAAGAAACACAAGAACTGAGTAATTATGGCTGTCTCCAAAGCAGTTATACCACTCAGTGGATAATGGTGGATAGTGAGACTTTCCCTGACCAAAAAGAGATGTTTTCCTTTACCAGGGCCCCATCTATTGCCTGCATGTTTGGCAATTGTAGTTATTACGTTACACAGTAAATCATAGGCTGATAATTGGGTTGGCTAAGTGCCAAACATGAATAATGTAGCTCCAGGGAAACTGCTGTGAAAGTCACTGGACAATACTAAATAAAATGAGGATAGATTAACTAATGCGAGTGATGTTCAAAGTACCTCCATCAGTGTTTGGTGTGCAGTTCTATAGTGGATACATTTTGCATTATTTACATCATAGCATTTACAATACCTTGGGGACGTACTGTTTTAGTTCAATCCgttcagtcccccacccacatCGATCATTTAGAAACTGCAGCAGAAAGTCagtccattttttttcttctcttctctgttCTCTCTGAATCACTTCCAAAACAGCCTTCAACTCAAACAAAATCCCTCTGTTTTCACCTGCCTGTAACATGCAAGATATTTATGTGCTGGAATATCACCATACACACAAAGCACACAACATTCCTAAGATGAAATAAATCTGTTACTACTTTTGGATAAGCCAAGTCCCCAGCCTTGGAATGGAAAAAGGCCAGCACAAGGCAGCTCATAAGTAAATAGCATGACACTTTATATAAAAACATGCTACAATACTATCACATGACAGCCAGTGCTGGCCTACATATAAGTAATACATTTATGTGTAATTCATTGAATGTTTCAGTTGAAAAATGAAACAGATCTCATTGGATGTTATAAAGGATTCCTATTATTCTATGTTCCATTAAAAGAGCACCAACTGATGCACATTGGAGAACAAAAAGGTTTCATTTCTATACATTTGTATAACTAAAGAACCCAGCTAATCTGTTCTCATGAGGCTCTTATGCAAagattataaaaacatttattttattgttatttgaaataaaaacatttaaacagtaATGGACAGGACATTTTTCCCCAATCTCTTGACAAGGTGCCCAGGCCTTCAGTACATGTTAATAACACACACAGTTCACTGAGCCTTGGAGAATTCCAATTGTAGAAGTTTTGATGTGAGTTCAGAATGCACATCTGCCAGTGATTTATCTGCTGGACTTTGATAACTGAAATGTTTCCTGTGCCAATGAAGCAAATTATGTTGCACTCATcacatcagggcctgattatccaataggctgactaggctgcagcctagactacggggatttttttttttgggaggggggataGTTTTTGGAGGTTGCAAATATGAGACAggaaggtataaactgaaattaatatttaatatataagacaatagctgttctccaaagtaaaaagaaatcatgaaagaaaaatgcagtaaggttttaatcttgacatgtTCCCATGCTAAAGGCTGacgacaatgagtcatccttgggcgggatGCATGAAGATAAGCgattaggagagacaaggatggcgataGACACAGGTGCGGCAGTCACCCCtacaccttcaccctcagtagcgctcgtatACACCATTATTCCACTATACATGATTTTACTGAGGACAAAACAAGTGAGAATTATTGCTGCAACCCTTTTCGAAAAGTAAAATGGAGCTGAGTTTCATGCCTATGTAAacattggtggtggtgggggtgtGTGAAGGAAGactgattttaaattaaggacaagttcttGAAAGGTGAGGGGGAGCTACAagagtattagcctagggcagcctgaagCCCTACTCAGGTCTTGCATCACAATATTCTAGttttttataacacaataaataaaatgtattattttgcatgtagttCTCTctttcaattgatagataatgttTACTGCCTGTTCAGTCGGTAGACAAAGCCTTTGTCCTCATCTTTTACAGAGCATTTAAAgactccctgcagcatagtgtaacATTGACCTGTCCTCTctgcatattttatatttgccCCCCACTCCTACAGTGTAATATGGTTTTTGCTATTCTGTAAAACTGCACTTTGCAGTTGGATCTACACTTAACTACAAATTAGGCTCTATGTACTATGTAAGTGCTCCCATACAACTCCATTATATCATAGCAAGCACAGTGCTCGTAAACACTACAGACAACATTGAAATTGACATTAAGCGAATGAATACTTCTCAGTAAGAGCGAATCCATTCGTTGACATAATTTGTTGGACTATTTACAAGGCCGATGTGAAAATATAGGTCCAGGCTTTCCATCTTCTCTCTGAACATAACTTCAGGgatgt encodes the following:
- the MTCL3 gene encoding microtubule cross-linking factor 3 isoform X2, producing MWDGNENTPRLCNWQGYQCRYSTCDLSGCRSKVKNRARSHSPLRNGVNYPAGAALLKSDACQDNILGWQEQNLCLKQKCDELRRQHRKERKVWMKEKEELLKEITELKAGENRGILFELKAVLEVIQREQRREEKKWTDFLLQFLNDRCGWGTERIELKQYVPKLEAISAKTCANKSISDIPKDTRKERIEQRRLLEDTHTAAMELKRQLENNELNWKVEKMELLERFDSERKEWECQWKMMQRKIEELYQEVKLRREKNQNGDEDSIEKKMLPFSMPFSQHEPIGQPNIERQSHQNDRVNSKMDISNRILLNDCLHSNKEKTTELKMSHQKYDVCNIESEKWVAQRMSKTENDTLNDALKEIARVSEELCKYQEEIRTRSNCKKIVASEYKRNLYLKTDRNHTSYSKLSRNKPKDSVSSSKTIAAALFTSSECSEKDGLSLDAHNTAFPSLSYSWHLPNSMLPDMDKTSAINDHQGYITSKEGAADIGLNNNHDGICPLQWLCDIGGLEEVNFTESLFNSFTDVKILTPELNKQNVSLTQNGCFHSQGLYPDMIMLENPTTDSGHNYSNTRENGKLAAKIDEFNRIVFKTGKGNAVFHDPSLDLVLDVVDIDDKPSSLSLCECPATGKAITKPLSVTEIIKPPCANGSLHNTKSVKAIAQQHHTTGPQTTKRYKNMLQEHNWKQINLSGRPRSADSRSNYGVVEKLLKSYETKSAAPVGNSKQSLSKWTQSDFLLTDNSSENLTQCLEMLHLEQTTKVLQNDIHWQPRQEAMSLKLPEISLTTSSSGKGFSRPALPANRRPPSRWASARSPSMPAAVRRATH